One Cellulomonas sp. NS3 genomic region harbors:
- the rsmI gene encoding 16S rRNA (cytidine(1402)-2'-O)-methyltransferase, with amino-acid sequence MSTPGTPTGRLVLAATPIGDVEDASPRLRRLLEESDVVAAEDTRRLRALAARMGVTVGGRVVSYQEHNEAARARELLDVVAQGGTVVVVTDAGMPSVSDPGFRVVAAAVEAGLPVTAAPGPSAVLTALALSGLPTDRFCFEGFPPRKAGERARALAALATERRTMVFFEAPHRLAETLAAMVEAFGGDRAAAVCRELTKTYEEVRRGPVAELAAWAADGEVRGEIAVVVAGVAGPAATSMADLVVEVLARADGGERLKDAVADVAVAGQVAKRDLYAAALAARSR; translated from the coding sequence GTGAGCACACCAGGCACCCCGACCGGCCGGCTCGTCCTCGCGGCGACCCCGATCGGCGACGTCGAGGACGCCTCGCCGCGCCTGCGCCGGCTGCTCGAGGAGTCGGACGTCGTCGCGGCCGAGGACACCCGCCGGCTGCGGGCGCTCGCGGCGCGCATGGGCGTCACGGTCGGCGGGCGGGTCGTGAGCTACCAGGAGCACAACGAGGCGGCCCGCGCGCGCGAGCTGCTCGACGTCGTCGCGCAGGGCGGGACGGTCGTCGTGGTGACCGACGCGGGGATGCCGTCGGTCTCCGACCCGGGGTTCCGCGTGGTCGCCGCGGCCGTCGAGGCGGGGCTGCCGGTGACCGCGGCGCCGGGTCCGAGCGCGGTGCTGACCGCGCTGGCGCTCTCCGGGCTGCCGACCGACCGCTTCTGCTTCGAGGGGTTCCCGCCGCGCAAGGCCGGGGAGCGGGCACGGGCTCTCGCCGCCCTCGCGACCGAGCGGCGCACGATGGTGTTCTTCGAGGCGCCGCACCGGCTCGCCGAGACGCTCGCGGCGATGGTCGAGGCGTTCGGCGGCGACCGGGCCGCGGCGGTGTGCCGCGAGCTCACGAAGACGTACGAGGAGGTCCGCCGCGGGCCGGTCGCCGAGCTGGCGGCGTGGGCGGCCGACGGCGAGGTGCGCGGCGAGATCGCGGTCGTCGTCGCGGGGGTCGCGGGCCCGGCGGCGACGTCGATGGCGGACCTCGTCGTCGAGGTGCTCGCGCGGGCCGACGGCGGCGAGCGGCTCAAGGACGCCGTCGCCGACGTCGCGGTCGCGGGCCAGGTGGCGAAGCGGGACCTGTACGCGGCGGCGCTCGCGGCGCGCTCACGCTGA
- a CDS encoding dolichyl-phosphate-mannose--protein mannosyltransferase, which produces MPRTFDDDAAPTGASTSTDPAGPRAPGEQPPDHRGAGTADGAPAPAERSDGPDDGRPFHAVMTAKVRADGDAEADEAERDNLADGTDPADAGPIVPTETRLLRRLLGTATLELDATPRARLLGWLWPLAVTALAAFLRLWDLGRPRELVFDETYYVKQAYSMLERGYEAQWLGDDANQRFAAGDPGALQVAAEYVVHPQVGKWMLALGLQLGGGVENPAAWRLGAAIAGILSVLMVARIGRRLLASTALGTLAGLLLAVDGMAIVHSRIGLLDGFVMFFALAAFGALLIDREQARRRLAARTAAVLDSGAALGWGPWTGVRWWRLAAAVLLGLCAGTKWSGVYFLAVFGLMSVLWDATARRAVGVRAWPLAAFVKDAVPAGIAMVAIAVLTYVGTWWSWFRSPDAYGRLWAEQNPGQGVQWLPEGLRSLWKYHTDMWAFHTSLSAEHSYAAHPLGWIVQWRPTSYFYPAGVSTLPPDQAREACGADACAQAITSLGNPLIWWAAAAAIVVALGWLVWQRDWRAGAVLSGIAAGWLPWFAYTHRTIFAFYSIAFTPWVVLTLVYVLGLLIGERDGDPVHRRRAIAGVSAFVVVIVAVSAFFYPIWTAWVIPYSFWHAHMWLDTWV; this is translated from the coding sequence GTGCCGCGCACCTTCGACGACGACGCCGCGCCCACGGGCGCCTCGACGTCCACCGACCCGGCAGGTCCCCGCGCGCCCGGGGAGCAGCCCCCGGACCACCGCGGGGCAGGCACGGCCGACGGAGCGCCTGCCCCCGCGGAGCGCAGCGACGGGCCCGACGACGGCCGCCCGTTCCACGCCGTGATGACCGCGAAGGTCCGCGCCGACGGCGACGCGGAGGCGGACGAGGCCGAGCGGGACAACTTGGCCGACGGGACCGACCCGGCCGACGCCGGGCCCATCGTCCCGACCGAGACCCGCCTCCTGCGCCGCCTGCTCGGCACCGCGACCCTCGAGCTCGACGCCACCCCGCGCGCGCGCCTGCTGGGCTGGCTGTGGCCGCTCGCGGTGACCGCGCTCGCCGCGTTCCTGCGCCTGTGGGACCTCGGGCGCCCGCGCGAGCTCGTGTTCGACGAGACGTACTACGTCAAGCAGGCGTACTCGATGCTCGAGCGCGGCTACGAGGCGCAGTGGCTCGGCGACGACGCCAACCAGCGCTTCGCCGCGGGCGACCCCGGCGCGCTCCAGGTCGCCGCGGAGTACGTCGTGCACCCGCAGGTCGGCAAGTGGATGCTCGCGCTCGGGCTGCAGCTCGGGGGCGGCGTCGAGAACCCGGCGGCGTGGCGCCTCGGCGCGGCGATCGCCGGGATCCTCAGCGTGCTCATGGTCGCGCGGATCGGGCGGCGGCTGCTCGCGTCGACCGCGCTCGGCACGCTCGCGGGGCTGCTGCTCGCGGTCGACGGCATGGCGATCGTGCACTCGCGGATCGGCCTGCTCGACGGGTTCGTCATGTTCTTCGCGCTCGCGGCGTTCGGCGCGCTGCTGATCGACCGCGAGCAGGCCCGGCGCCGGCTCGCGGCGCGGACCGCGGCGGTCCTCGACTCGGGCGCCGCGCTGGGCTGGGGCCCGTGGACGGGCGTGCGGTGGTGGCGGCTCGCCGCGGCCGTGCTGCTCGGGCTGTGCGCGGGGACCAAGTGGTCGGGCGTGTACTTCCTCGCGGTGTTCGGGCTGATGAGCGTCCTGTGGGACGCGACGGCCCGGCGCGCCGTGGGGGTCCGCGCGTGGCCACTCGCGGCGTTCGTCAAGGACGCCGTGCCGGCCGGGATCGCGATGGTGGCGATCGCGGTCCTCACCTACGTCGGCACGTGGTGGTCGTGGTTCCGCTCCCCCGACGCCTACGGGCGGCTGTGGGCGGAGCAGAACCCCGGGCAGGGCGTGCAGTGGCTGCCCGAGGGGCTGCGCTCGCTGTGGAAGTACCACACCGACATGTGGGCGTTCCACACGTCGCTCAGCGCCGAGCACTCCTACGCGGCGCACCCGCTCGGCTGGATCGTGCAGTGGCGCCCGACGTCGTACTTCTACCCCGCCGGCGTCTCGACGCTGCCGCCCGACCAGGCGCGCGAGGCGTGCGGGGCCGACGCGTGCGCGCAGGCGATCACGTCGCTCGGCAACCCGCTGATCTGGTGGGCCGCGGCCGCCGCGATCGTGGTCGCGCTCGGCTGGCTCGTGTGGCAGCGCGACTGGCGCGCGGGCGCCGTGCTGTCGGGGATCGCCGCGGGCTGGCTCCCGTGGTTCGCCTACACGCACCGCACGATCTTCGCGTTCTACTCGATCGCGTTCACGCCGTGGGTCGTGCTCACGCTCGTGTACGTGCTCGGGCTGCTCATCGGCGAGCGGGACGGTGACCCGGTGCACCGGCGGCGCGCCATCGCCGGGGTCTCGGCGTTCGTCGTGGTGATCGTCGCGGTGAGCGCGTTCTTCTACCCGATCTGGACGGCGTGGGTCATCCCCTACTCGTTCTGGCACGCGCACATGTGGCTCGACACCTGGGTGTAG
- a CDS encoding DUF4349 domain-containing protein, whose translation MRRHRVRGRRTAVLAAVPLLLVGVLAGCSASDSGGSEAASDAAAPMQEAPQAADAAEGAVGGEAGAERAAEDTDASGRQVVTSGEVQLTSEEPRDAADEVVRLVEAADGRVDERYERAATSGQEAGADLLVRVPSDDLTPTLDALEEIGTVESVNLSAEDVTARSTDLDARIRSLQISVARMEDLLSKATTSEDLITAEVALSERQTNLETLQSQRARLAEQVALSTLRVSITEPSDEPEVVEEEPAPEGFLGGLAVGWESLVAMLGGLVLVLGVLLPWLVLGALVAFGVVRLLRWVRAHRPARAPQPYPPGPWVGTPAAPPQSGPPAYGGRAPHAAAQGAAPVAQPEPSPVEPDDQPAPEPAPNPTQER comes from the coding sequence ATGAGACGACACCGGGTGCGAGGACGCAGGACCGCTGTGCTGGCCGCCGTGCCGCTGCTGCTCGTCGGGGTGCTCGCGGGCTGCTCCGCGAGCGACTCGGGCGGCTCCGAGGCCGCCTCGGACGCGGCCGCCCCGATGCAGGAGGCCCCGCAGGCCGCGGACGCTGCCGAGGGTGCCGTCGGCGGTGAGGCCGGCGCCGAGCGCGCGGCGGAGGACACCGACGCGAGCGGGCGCCAGGTCGTCACGAGCGGCGAGGTGCAGCTGACGTCCGAGGAGCCGCGCGACGCCGCCGACGAGGTCGTCCGGCTCGTCGAGGCGGCCGACGGGCGTGTCGACGAGCGCTACGAGCGCGCCGCGACCTCCGGGCAGGAGGCCGGCGCCGACCTGCTGGTCCGCGTGCCGTCGGACGACCTGACCCCGACGCTCGACGCGCTCGAGGAGATCGGCACGGTCGAGTCCGTCAACCTGTCCGCCGAGGACGTGACCGCGCGCAGCACCGACCTCGACGCGCGGATCCGGTCGCTGCAGATCTCGGTGGCGCGCATGGAGGACCTGCTCAGCAAGGCCACGACGAGCGAGGACCTCATCACGGCCGAGGTCGCGCTGTCGGAGCGGCAGACGAACCTCGAGACGCTGCAGTCGCAGCGCGCCCGCCTCGCCGAGCAGGTCGCGCTCTCGACGCTGCGGGTGTCGATCACCGAGCCGTCCGACGAGCCGGAGGTCGTCGAGGAGGAGCCCGCACCCGAGGGCTTCCTCGGCGGGCTCGCGGTCGGCTGGGAGTCGCTCGTCGCGATGCTCGGCGGGCTCGTCCTCGTGCTCGGGGTCCTGCTGCCGTGGCTCGTGCTCGGCGCGCTCGTGGCGTTCGGCGTCGTCCGCCTGCTGCGGTGGGTGCGCGCGCACCGGCCGGCCCGCGCCCCGCAGCCGTACCCGCCGGGTCCGTGGGTCGGCACGCCGGCCGCGCCGCCGCAGAGCGGTCCGCCCGCGTACGGCGGCCGCGCTCCGCACGCCGCTGCGCAGGGCGCCGCGCCGGTCGCGCAGCCCGAGCCGTCGCCGGTCGAGCCCGACGACCAGCCGGCACCGGAGCCGGCGCCGAACCCGACCCAGGAGCGCTGA
- a CDS encoding bile acid:sodium symporter family protein translates to MPGSPPEPSGGARRTWSAVKAWVDPLVVMIVAVLVLGLVLPAQGVAADALGTVKTAAIVVLFFLYGARMATREVWDGLRAWKLQGSMLAATYVLFPVLGLAVQLLPDAVLAPELKTGLLFLSVLPSTIQSSVVFTSIARGNVAGAICGATVSNVLGIVLTPLFVAVLLSRTGGPLGGSAAATLLQLLVPFVVGQAVQPWIGRWVRAHRPLTLATDRAAILLVAYASVSEAQVSGAWDDLTWVSLVVLLVVCAVLLAVMLATTWGAGGRLGLSRPDRIALLMCGSKKSLATGLPMASVLFSPVVAASVALPVIVFHQLQLATCAVIARRLASTEPDEVAARTA, encoded by the coding sequence ATGCCCGGCAGCCCCCCCGAACCCTCCGGCGGCGCGCGCCGCACCTGGTCCGCCGTGAAGGCGTGGGTCGACCCGCTCGTCGTGATGATCGTGGCGGTGCTCGTCCTGGGGCTCGTGCTCCCGGCCCAGGGCGTCGCCGCCGACGCGCTCGGCACCGTCAAGACCGCCGCGATCGTCGTCCTGTTCTTCCTCTACGGCGCGCGCATGGCGACGCGCGAGGTGTGGGACGGGCTGCGCGCCTGGAAGCTGCAGGGCTCGATGCTCGCCGCGACCTACGTGCTGTTCCCCGTGCTCGGGCTCGCGGTCCAGCTGCTGCCCGACGCGGTCCTGGCGCCCGAGCTCAAGACCGGGCTGCTGTTCCTCTCGGTGCTGCCGTCGACGATCCAGTCGTCGGTCGTGTTCACGTCGATCGCACGCGGCAACGTCGCCGGGGCGATCTGCGGGGCGACGGTGTCGAACGTGCTCGGGATCGTGCTGACGCCGCTGTTCGTCGCGGTGCTGCTCAGCCGGACCGGGGGACCGCTCGGCGGGTCGGCCGCCGCGACCCTGCTGCAGCTGCTCGTGCCGTTCGTCGTCGGGCAGGCCGTGCAGCCGTGGATCGGGCGCTGGGTGCGCGCGCACCGCCCGCTGACCCTCGCGACCGACCGGGCCGCGATCCTGCTCGTCGCGTACGCGTCGGTCAGCGAGGCGCAGGTCTCGGGGGCGTGGGACGACCTCACCTGGGTGTCGCTCGTCGTGCTCCTCGTGGTGTGCGCGGTGCTGCTCGCGGTCATGCTCGCGACGACCTGGGGTGCGGGCGGGCGGCTCGGGCTGAGCCGGCCCGACCGGATCGCGCTGCTCATGTGCGGGTCGAAGAAGAGCCTCGCGACCGGCCTGCCCATGGCGTCGGTGCTGTTCAGCCCCGTCGTCGCGGCGAGCGTCGCGCTGCCGGTCATCGTGTTCCACCAGCTGCAGCTCGCGACGTGCGCGGTCATCGCGCGGCGGCTCGCGAGCACCGAGCCCGACGAGGTCGCGGCCCGCACGGCCTGA
- a CDS encoding discoidin domain-containing protein — MVRSAGTVPLAAPTASAWRRPVLVLLLVATLLSFATLTPLVPVAHAAGPLISQGKPVTASSVENAGTPAANAVDGSTDTRWSSASADPQWIQVDLGGTYAIDQVVLRWEAAYARSYQVQVASSASGPWTDVHATTTGDGGVDTLAVTGTGRYVRVLGTQRATGYGYSLWELQVFGTGTTTPTCSTGTNAALNKPASASSTENAGTPASAAVDASTTTRWASASADPQWIQVDLGSTQSICRVVLSWEAAYGRAYQIQTSGSASGPWTTIYSTTTGDGGTDTLAVDGSGRYVRMNGTARGTGYGYSLWDFQVLTTTPTGTTCAAQPTVPDFGPNVRIFEDSTPDATIQASLNQVFEAQKDTQAHQFHDRRDALLFKPGSYDVYANIGFNTSIQGLAQNPDGVTINGAVTVDAFNASDAGNATQNFWRSAENLTINTNGGRNRWGVSQAAPFRRMNVLGGLDLFPASYGWSSGGYISDTRVSGSVESASQQQWFTMNSNLGSWSGSNWNMVFSGVNGAPATNFSTSPSGVHHTNVGSTPTSRDVPYIYVAGNEYRLFLPALRTNASGASWAVGAPTPGSSVSFSQVFVARPSDSAATINARIAGGCHVVFTPGIYNLDAPIVVNRADTVLLGMGYATLVPQGGVTAIAVGDVDGVRVKGMFIDAGTTNSNALMTVGTTAGIGTSRAANPVTVQDVFFRIGGRVAGKATNSLIVNSSNTIVDHTWMWRGDHGNAGTIGWTINTADTGLVVNGNDVLATGLFVEHYQKYEVIWNGQRGRVIFFQNEKPYDPPNQAAWMNGSRQGYASLKVADSVTSFRAQGLGSYVFFQADPSVNLFHTFEAPVNPNVRFENMAVVSLGGVGNMSHVINGTGPGVNSGTMNAYLLSYP, encoded by the coding sequence ATGGTCCGATCTGCAGGAACCGTCCCCCTCGCGGCGCCCACGGCGTCCGCCTGGCGCCGGCCCGTCCTCGTGCTCCTCCTCGTCGCGACGCTCCTGTCGTTCGCGACCCTGACCCCGCTCGTCCCGGTCGCGCACGCAGCCGGTCCGCTCATCTCGCAGGGCAAGCCCGTGACGGCGTCGTCCGTGGAGAACGCGGGCACCCCGGCCGCGAACGCCGTCGACGGCAGCACGGACACGCGCTGGTCGAGCGCCTCCGCCGACCCGCAGTGGATCCAGGTCGACCTCGGCGGGACCTACGCGATCGACCAGGTCGTGCTCCGCTGGGAGGCCGCGTACGCGCGCTCCTACCAGGTCCAGGTCGCGTCGTCGGCGTCGGGCCCGTGGACGGACGTCCACGCGACGACCACCGGCGACGGCGGCGTCGACACCCTCGCAGTGACCGGCACGGGCCGCTACGTGCGCGTGCTCGGCACGCAGCGCGCGACGGGCTACGGCTACTCGCTGTGGGAGCTCCAGGTCTTCGGGACCGGGACGACGACGCCCACGTGCAGCACCGGCACGAACGCCGCGCTGAACAAGCCGGCCTCGGCCTCGTCGACCGAGAACGCGGGCACTCCCGCGTCCGCCGCGGTCGACGCGAGCACGACCACCCGCTGGGCGAGTGCGTCCGCGGACCCGCAGTGGATCCAGGTCGACCTCGGCAGCACGCAGAGCATCTGCCGCGTCGTGCTCAGCTGGGAGGCGGCGTACGGCCGCGCGTACCAGATCCAGACGAGCGGCTCGGCGAGCGGCCCGTGGACGACGATCTACTCGACGACGACCGGGGACGGCGGCACCGACACCCTCGCCGTCGACGGCAGCGGGCGCTACGTCCGCATGAACGGCACGGCTCGCGGCACCGGCTACGGCTACTCGCTGTGGGACTTCCAGGTCCTCACCACCACCCCGACCGGCACCACGTGCGCCGCGCAGCCCACGGTCCCGGACTTCGGCCCGAACGTCCGCATCTTCGAGGACAGCACGCCCGACGCGACCATCCAGGCGTCGCTCAACCAGGTCTTCGAGGCGCAGAAGGACACCCAGGCCCACCAGTTCCACGACCGGCGCGACGCGCTGCTTTTCAAGCCCGGCTCGTACGACGTCTACGCGAACATCGGCTTCAACACCTCGATCCAGGGCCTCGCGCAGAACCCCGACGGCGTCACCATCAACGGTGCCGTCACGGTCGACGCGTTCAACGCGAGCGATGCCGGCAACGCGACGCAGAACTTCTGGCGCAGCGCCGAGAACCTGACGATCAACACGAACGGCGGCCGCAACCGCTGGGGCGTCTCCCAGGCCGCGCCGTTCCGCCGCATGAACGTCCTCGGCGGCCTCGACCTGTTCCCGGCGTCGTACGGCTGGTCCTCGGGCGGCTACATCTCCGACACCCGCGTGAGCGGCTCGGTCGAGTCGGCGTCGCAGCAGCAGTGGTTCACCATGAACAGCAACCTCGGCAGCTGGAGCGGCTCCAACTGGAACATGGTGTTCTCCGGCGTCAACGGCGCCCCGGCGACCAACTTCTCCACCTCGCCGAGCGGCGTGCACCACACGAACGTCGGCAGCACGCCGACCTCGCGCGACGTCCCGTACATCTACGTCGCGGGCAACGAGTACCGCCTGTTCCTGCCGGCGCTGCGCACCAACGCGAGCGGCGCGAGCTGGGCCGTCGGCGCTCCCACGCCCGGCTCGTCCGTGAGCTTCAGCCAGGTGTTCGTGGCCCGGCCGTCGGACAGCGCCGCGACCATCAACGCCCGCATCGCAGGCGGCTGCCACGTCGTCTTCACGCCGGGCATCTACAACCTCGACGCCCCGATCGTCGTGAACCGGGCCGACACGGTCCTGCTCGGCATGGGCTACGCCACGCTCGTCCCGCAGGGCGGCGTCACGGCCATCGCGGTCGGCGACGTCGACGGCGTCCGCGTCAAGGGCATGTTCATCGACGCCGGCACCACGAACAGCAACGCGCTCATGACGGTCGGCACCACCGCCGGGATCGGCACGAGCCGCGCCGCCAACCCCGTGACCGTCCAGGACGTGTTCTTCCGGATCGGCGGCCGCGTGGCCGGCAAGGCGACCAACTCGCTGATCGTCAACAGCAGCAACACGATCGTCGACCACACCTGGATGTGGCGCGGGGACCACGGCAACGCGGGCACGATCGGCTGGACGATCAACACCGCCGACACCGGCCTCGTGGTCAACGGCAACGACGTGCTCGCGACCGGCCTGTTCGTCGAGCACTACCAGAAGTACGAGGTCATCTGGAACGGCCAGCGCGGCCGGGTCATCTTCTTCCAGAACGAGAAGCCGTACGACCCGCCGAACCAGGCCGCGTGGATGAACGGCAGCCGCCAGGGCTACGCGTCCCTCAAGGTCGCGGACTCGGTCACGTCGTTCCGGGCGCAGGGCCTCGGCAGCTACGTGTTCTTCCAGGCCGACCCGTCGGTCAACCTGTTCCACACCTTCGAGGCGCCGGTGAACCCGAACGTGC